Proteins encoded within one genomic window of uncultured Draconibacterium sp.:
- a CDS encoding TetR family transcriptional regulator, with amino-acid sequence MARITDQTKIERLKQSTMKMVVDYGFGGASVALISKDAQVASGYFYMHYKGKYELVNAILQEVYSEVFGMFEKLIEQGKPFHETIENIIRHFVESANKEPIRVKFLYVLTNDYNFVIDKHIQENTQMLLDKLMQMGRSTNDLDKTLIVSDMYLILIITTIQFINQKYKYRDQDIIAEEDIHHLLKLIFKFLK; translated from the coding sequence ATGGCGCGGATTACAGATCAAACAAAAATTGAAAGGTTGAAACAGTCGACCATGAAAATGGTTGTTGACTATGGTTTTGGAGGAGCTTCGGTTGCATTAATTTCAAAAGATGCACAAGTTGCTTCGGGCTATTTTTACATGCATTACAAAGGTAAGTACGAACTGGTAAATGCCATTTTGCAAGAGGTTTACAGCGAAGTGTTCGGCATGTTCGAAAAGCTAATCGAACAGGGTAAACCCTTTCATGAAACCATTGAAAATATAATTCGCCACTTCGTAGAATCTGCGAACAAGGAGCCAATCCGGGTAAAATTTTTATACGTGCTTACCAACGATTATAATTTTGTAATTGATAAACATATTCAGGAAAACACACAAATGCTACTCGATAAACTTATGCAAATGGGACGGTCAACAAATGATTTGGACAAGACACTCATCGTTAGCGATATGTACCTGATATTGATAATAACCACCATTCAGTTTATCAATCAAAAATACAAATATCGCGATCAGGATATTATTGCCGAAGAAGATATTCATCATTTGTTAAAACTGATTTTTAAGTTCTTGAAATAG
- a CDS encoding sugar phosphate isomerase/epimerase encodes MKNRREFLRISTAGTVGVLALGTYACGSGGKKPVEQAAEAVKAATGMGVGLQLYSIRDAMTADAAGSLKKIADMGYKFVEMASYADGKFYGVAPKEFQKMVEDNGMKVVSSHTSVEAEGITTASAQQMADAHAEIGIEYCVQPWIEEKDRQIDTYKRMIAEWNKVGEIMKNVGIQFGYHNHNFEFKPTDGIVPYYDVFLKEMDADLITMELDCYWAIKAGQDPVEMFNKYPGRFQLLHFKGMGDEVVEPFYTVDKDDIVSVGAGVADYKRIYDARETAGMKYFFVEDDNQGNGLPFEGVKASIDNINAKLFV; translated from the coding sequence ATGAAGAATAGAAGAGAATTTCTGAGAATTTCGACGGCAGGTACAGTTGGTGTTTTGGCACTGGGAACTTATGCTTGTGGCTCGGGTGGTAAAAAACCAGTTGAACAAGCTGCAGAGGCGGTTAAAGCTGCAACCGGAATGGGAGTTGGCCTGCAACTGTACAGCATCCGCGATGCAATGACAGCTGATGCGGCTGGTTCGTTAAAGAAAATTGCCGACATGGGCTACAAATTTGTTGAAATGGCCTCTTATGCAGATGGTAAATTTTATGGCGTAGCACCAAAAGAATTCCAGAAAATGGTTGAGGACAATGGAATGAAAGTAGTTAGTAGCCATACCAGTGTTGAAGCTGAAGGTATTACTACTGCAAGTGCTCAACAAATGGCCGATGCACATGCCGAAATTGGTATTGAGTATTGCGTTCAGCCTTGGATAGAAGAAAAAGATCGACAAATAGATACCTATAAAAGGATGATTGCTGAGTGGAATAAAGTGGGTGAAATCATGAAAAATGTAGGTATTCAGTTTGGTTACCACAACCATAACTTCGAGTTTAAACCAACCGACGGAATAGTCCCTTACTATGATGTATTCCTGAAAGAAATGGATGCCGACTTGATTACCATGGAGTTGGATTGTTACTGGGCAATAAAAGCCGGTCAGGATCCTGTTGAAATGTTCAACAAATATCCCGGACGTTTCCAACTGCTTCACTTTAAAGGTATGGGCGACGAGGTTGTTGAACCATTTTACACCGTAGACAAAGACGATATTGTATCTGTTGGTGCCGGGGTTGCGGATTACAAGCGTATTTACGATGCACGCGAAACTGCGGGTATGAAATACTTCTTTGTTGAAGATGACAACCAGGGTAACGGCTTACCTTTTGAAGGAGTGAAAGCAAGTATCGATAATATTAATGCGAAGCTTTTTGTTTAA